One part of the Sphaerochaeta sp. genome encodes these proteins:
- a CDS encoding SDR family oxidoreductase translates to MGKRVQGKVCLVLGATSGIGRAAVARLAEEGGRIVFGARRAEKGKEFETQLKNSGYEVEFIQTDVTKSADLQHIVDATIKKYGRIDVLFNNAGVSVFKPFLELTMDEYDKIQNLNMRSYFESCKLVVPYMVKQKCGSIINTSSIGGIVGSPLLTAYSASKGAVRLFTKALASELGEYNVRVNSLHPGLTMTEMTEGQDEFIKIASAIIPMKRAASATEIANGVVFLASDESSFMSGSELVIDGGATAI, encoded by the coding sequence ATGGGAAAGAGAGTACAAGGAAAAGTATGTCTGGTGTTGGGGGCGACGTCCGGAATCGGTCGGGCCGCGGTAGCTCGGCTCGCCGAGGAAGGAGGACGGATCGTCTTTGGAGCCCGGAGGGCGGAAAAAGGCAAGGAGTTTGAGACCCAACTGAAAAACAGCGGATATGAAGTGGAATTCATCCAGACGGATGTGACGAAGAGTGCCGATCTGCAGCACATCGTCGACGCGACGATCAAGAAGTATGGAAGGATCGACGTCCTGTTCAACAATGCGGGAGTTTCGGTGTTCAAGCCGTTTTTGGAATTGACGATGGATGAGTACGACAAGATCCAGAACCTCAACATGAGAAGTTACTTTGAGTCGTGCAAGCTGGTCGTGCCGTACATGGTCAAGCAAAAGTGTGGTTCGATCATCAACACGTCCTCCATCGGTGGAATCGTCGGGTCTCCGTTGTTGACCGCCTACAGCGCTTCCAAGGGCGCGGTACGCCTGTTCACCAAGGCGCTGGCCTCGGAACTTGGGGAATACAACGTACGGGTCAACAGTCTGCATCCCGGGCTGACCATGACGGAAATGACCGAGGGCCAGGACGAATTCATCAAGATCGCCAGCGCGATCATCCCGATGAAGCGTGCCGCGAGCGCCACGGAGATCGCCAACGGCGTGGTGTTCCTTGCCAGTGACGAATCTTCGTTCATGAGTGGTTCGGAACTGGTCATTGATGGTGGGGCCACAGCCATCTGA
- a CDS encoding NAD-dependent epimerase/dehydratase family protein — MKKQRVFLTGATGGMGMVGLQELLKDGAYQDVVILVRDSEQNRKKLERFAGNPNLIIHWGDLTNYQDVYACVKEADLILHVAAFVSPAADYHPQQAMKINYGSMRNLIGAIQEQGRTDSVKLAAIGTIAETGDRMPPIHWGRVGDPIKPSMFDYYAVSKVAAERLLIESGLKYWVSLRQTGIMGPAMSRIQDAIMFHNCLDNVLEYVSDRDSGTLLRNLALYDVTGKLPESFWGHIYNIGGGEGCRVDTYSMDRIMYGAMGFTDMKYVINPKWYATRNFHGQYYLDSDKLEGYLHFRHDSMQYFYDIYLKNLGAFRGISRFLCKLPGGQRMMGNAIKKQFLQLARTEHGTVRFIEENLEPQIDAYWGSRKHWEELPDDVNDMKHFTDWDHVIRLDHGYDETKPEESLSLSDIEGSARFRGGECLSETMRQGDWQGKLKFRCAFGHEFEASPRLVLEGGHWCPQCERESWNYAARAKVDPFLRPGMDAAA; from the coding sequence ATGAAGAAACAACGAGTGTTTTTGACCGGTGCTACCGGTGGAATGGGAATGGTAGGGTTGCAGGAGCTTTTGAAGGACGGCGCCTACCAGGACGTCGTGATTCTGGTGCGTGATTCCGAGCAGAACCGGAAGAAGCTGGAGCGGTTTGCCGGAAATCCGAACTTGATCATCCATTGGGGAGACCTGACCAACTACCAGGACGTGTATGCCTGCGTGAAGGAAGCCGATTTGATCCTTCATGTGGCCGCTTTCGTCTCTCCTGCGGCGGATTACCATCCCCAGCAGGCGATGAAGATCAACTACGGTTCGATGCGGAATTTGATCGGCGCCATCCAGGAACAGGGAAGGACCGACTCGGTGAAGCTGGCCGCCATCGGGACGATCGCCGAGACGGGGGACCGGATGCCTCCCATCCATTGGGGGCGGGTAGGAGACCCTATCAAGCCGAGCATGTTCGACTACTATGCCGTCTCCAAGGTGGCCGCTGAGCGTCTGTTGATCGAATCCGGACTGAAATACTGGGTCAGCCTCAGGCAGACCGGCATCATGGGGCCGGCGATGAGCAGGATCCAGGATGCCATCATGTTCCACAACTGTCTGGACAACGTGCTGGAGTATGTCTCTGACCGGGATTCCGGCACTCTGTTGAGGAATCTTGCGCTGTATGATGTCACCGGCAAGCTCCCTGAGTCGTTTTGGGGCCATATCTACAACATCGGTGGGGGAGAAGGGTGCCGTGTCGATACCTATTCGATGGATCGCATCATGTATGGCGCAATGGGGTTCACCGACATGAAGTATGTGATCAACCCCAAATGGTACGCAACGCGGAACTTCCATGGGCAGTATTATCTGGATTCGGACAAACTGGAAGGGTATCTGCACTTCCGCCACGATTCGATGCAGTACTTCTATGACATCTATCTGAAGAACCTTGGGGCCTTCAGAGGAATTTCCCGCTTCTTGTGCAAACTCCCGGGAGGACAGCGGATGATGGGGAACGCCATCAAGAAACAGTTCCTGCAGCTGGCTCGGACGGAACATGGGACGGTGCGTTTCATCGAAGAGAACCTGGAGCCGCAGATCGACGCCTACTGGGGAAGCCGGAAGCACTGGGAAGAACTCCCTGATGACGTGAATGACATGAAGCACTTCACCGACTGGGATCATGTCATCCGTCTGGATCATGGATACGACGAGACGAAACCGGAGGAGAGCCTGTCGCTTTCCGACATCGAGGGGTCGGCGCGGTTCCGGGGTGGGGAATGCCTGTCGGAAACAATGCGGCAGGGGGACTGGCAGGGAAAGCTGAAGTTCCGCTGCGCGTTCGGGCATGAATTCGAGGCGAGTCCCCGTCTGGTTCTGGAAGGTGGGCATTGGTGCCCGCAGTGTGAGCGGGAGAGCTGGAACTACGCCGCCCGCGCCAAGGTCGATCCGTTTCTTCGCCCAGGTATGGACGCCGCTGCATGA
- a CDS encoding NAD(P)-dependent oxidoreductase, translated as MNVFMIGGTGLLGSAAAAELIARGHQVSSVALPPLPQGAVLPNGLHLTFANYLEMSDDELARCLSGCDGFIFAAGVDERVEGPAPIADLYRKYNIDPLKRLLPLAKKQGVKHVVVLGSYFAYFDKLWPEKRLSSWHPYIKSRREQEDVCLSFADDQFDVAVLELPYIFGTQPGRKPVWVFLVQYIRSMKLATFYPRGGTTMVTVTQVAQAVAGAVERNRGGNCYPIGWYNMRWKELLAIIQRYLGVPGRKIITIPDWMFTLAGKRLRKQQQAHHIDGGLNLAKLADIQCAELFIDKSLGCEPLWVLPDDMEKAIGESIKLCVDVMEKRVETVGMRGE; from the coding sequence ATGAACGTGTTCATGATCGGCGGAACAGGACTCCTCGGAAGCGCGGCGGCGGCAGAGCTCATCGCCCGGGGCCATCAGGTCTCATCGGTGGCGTTGCCCCCGTTGCCGCAAGGCGCCGTGTTGCCCAATGGGTTGCACCTGACATTCGCAAACTACCTTGAGATGAGCGATGACGAGCTCGCCAGATGTTTGTCCGGTTGTGATGGCTTCATCTTTGCCGCCGGTGTGGATGAACGGGTCGAGGGTCCCGCCCCGATCGCCGACCTGTACCGGAAATACAACATCGATCCCCTGAAGCGTTTGCTTCCTCTTGCGAAGAAGCAGGGAGTGAAGCATGTCGTCGTCCTGGGATCCTACTTCGCCTATTTTGACAAACTCTGGCCGGAGAAACGGCTTTCCTCCTGGCATCCGTACATCAAAAGCCGCAGGGAGCAGGAGGATGTGTGCCTCTCGTTTGCCGATGACCAGTTTGATGTGGCGGTTCTGGAACTCCCGTACATCTTTGGCACGCAACCGGGAAGAAAGCCGGTGTGGGTGTTTTTGGTGCAGTATATCCGTTCGATGAAGCTCGCCACGTTCTATCCCCGTGGTGGAACGACTATGGTCACCGTCACGCAGGTCGCCCAGGCTGTCGCCGGAGCGGTGGAACGGAACCGGGGTGGCAACTGCTATCCCATCGGGTGGTACAACATGCGGTGGAAGGAGCTTCTTGCCATCATCCAACGCTACCTTGGCGTTCCAGGACGGAAAATCATCACCATACCGGACTGGATGTTCACGTTGGCGGGGAAGCGGTTGAGAAAGCAACAGCAGGCCCATCATATTGATGGCGGACTGAACCTCGCGAAGTTGGCTGACATCCAATGCGCCGAGTTGTTCATCGACAAGTCCCTTGGGTGCGAGCCGCTTTGGGTGTTGCCGGACGATATGGAGAAAGCCATCGGGGAATCCATCAAGCTTTGTGTTGATGTGATGGAGAAACGGGTCGAGACGGTAGGGATGAGAGGAGAATGA